One window from the genome of Deinococcus arcticus encodes:
- a CDS encoding alpha/beta hydrolase: MKLAAVLLFSVLCAASGAAGALSLPPLPAQPLDPPATPAAWVSVGAADAPSWLQAPPTCAARPCALVVVSHPRGQTAERLRDSPQMGVLTGALLRAGLAVLLSGDGGPTTWGSPAALAELGAAHAAATRRFAWNGQTFALGLSMGGLMALRSALPGAPYPVRAVALIDAWVDLEQAYGTAHSRRQEIQAAYALRGPPGPRLNPLVAATAAPRQPLFAVASADDQTVPHASNTARLLEVFGRPESVLVQVEGAHLGANRFTPELGARMAAFFETHNQGPLPTDLGRR; encoded by the coding sequence GTGAAGCTTGCCGCCGTCCTCCTGTTCTCTGTGCTGTGTGCCGCCAGTGGCGCTGCAGGTGCCCTGAGCCTCCCGCCCCTCCCGGCCCAGCCCCTGGACCCTCCCGCCACGCCGGCCGCCTGGGTGTCGGTCGGCGCCGCCGACGCGCCGTCGTGGCTGCAGGCGCCCCCCACCTGTGCGGCGCGGCCCTGCGCCCTGGTGGTGGTGTCGCACCCGCGCGGGCAGACCGCCGAGCGCCTGCGCGACAGCCCGCAGATGGGAGTGCTGACGGGCGCCCTGCTGCGCGCCGGGCTGGCCGTGCTGCTCAGCGGTGACGGGGGCCCCACCACCTGGGGCAGTCCGGCGGCCCTGGCCGAACTGGGCGCCGCCCACGCCGCCGCCACCCGGCGCTTTGCCTGGAACGGTCAGACCTTCGCCCTGGGCCTGAGCATGGGCGGCCTGATGGCGCTGCGCAGCGCCCTGCCCGGCGCACCGTACCCGGTGCGCGCCGTGGCCCTGATTGACGCCTGGGTGGACCTGGAACAGGCGTACGGCACCGCCCACAGCCGCCGCCAGGAGATTCAGGCGGCCTACGCGCTGCGTGGGCCCCCCGGGCCGCGCCTCAACCCCCTGGTGGCGGCCACCGCCGCGCCGCGCCAGCCGCTGTTTGCCGTGGCCAGCGCGGACGACCAGACGGTGCCCCATGCCAGCAACACTGCCCGGCTGCTGGAGGTGTTCGGTCGCCCCGAAAGCGTGCTGGTACAGGTGGAGGGCGCGCATCTGGGCGCCAACCGCTTTACCCCCGAGCTGGGCGCGCGCATGGCGGCCTTTTTTGAAACCCACAACCAGGGCCCGCTGCCCACCGACCTGGGGCGGCGCTAG
- a CDS encoding DUF418 domain-containing protein, which produces MIVPKETVLVQGERQALPDQLRGLALLGIVFVNMPYLAMTHGGLTPALVVSGLDGVLAWLIVALAQGKFYLLFSFLFGYSLTLLLQSRRGDGLRRYRRRLLALGVLGLLHAALLFIGDILLSYAVLGLALPWFAARRTRTALRGAAATYVMGAGLLALVALGSLAAGPGSAGFVEDAAALDRAVQGGVLEAARARLAALPGVLLTLGILNWSLALSMFLLGLVAGRLGVLRRPERYRPLWRRLLLLGAVVGLPGGAASAWLTLSSDSAQQVLGVALGFLTAPALTGAYVALAALNPAARLLRLAAPAGRMSLTGYLGESLLLGLLFAGWGLGWYGGLSLSLTVLVTLGVWLALDLFAHLWLRHFTAGPFEWLLRAWTNGRWSPLRRRP; this is translated from the coding sequence ATGATTGTTCCAAAAGAAACGGTATTGGTTCAGGGTGAACGTCAGGCGCTGCCGGACCAGTTGCGCGGGCTGGCCCTGCTGGGCATCGTGTTCGTGAACATGCCGTACCTGGCCATGACCCACGGTGGCCTGACCCCGGCCCTGGTGGTCTCGGGACTGGACGGGGTGCTGGCGTGGCTGATCGTGGCGCTGGCGCAGGGCAAGTTTTACCTGCTGTTCTCGTTCCTGTTCGGGTACAGCCTGACCCTGCTGCTGCAGTCGCGGCGGGGCGACGGCCTGCGCCGTTACCGCCGCCGCCTGCTGGCGCTGGGCGTGCTGGGGCTGCTGCACGCCGCGCTGCTGTTTATTGGCGACATCCTGCTCAGTTACGCGGTGCTGGGGCTGGCGCTGCCGTGGTTTGCCGCGCGCCGCACCCGCACGGCCCTGAGGGGCGCCGCTGCTACTTACGTGATGGGGGCGGGGCTGCTGGCGCTGGTGGCCCTGGGGTCGCTGGCGGCCGGGCCGGGTTCGGCGGGTTTTGTCGAAGACGCCGCCGCGCTGGACCGCGCCGTGCAGGGCGGGGTTCTGGAGGCGGCCCGCGCCCGCCTGGCCGCGCTGCCGGGGGTGCTGCTGACCCTAGGGATTCTGAACTGGTCGCTAGCCCTGAGCATGTTTTTGCTGGGGCTGGTGGCGGGCCGGCTGGGGGTCCTGCGCCGGCCCGAGCGCTACCGGCCACTCTGGCGCCGCCTGCTGCTATTGGGCGCCGTTGTCGGCCTGCCGGGCGGCGCGGCCTCGGCGTGGTTGACCCTCAGCAGCGACAGTGCCCAGCAGGTGCTGGGCGTGGCGCTGGGCTTTCTCACGGCGCCGGCGCTGACGGGGGCGTATGTGGCGCTGGCCGCCCTGAACCCGGCCGCGCGGCTGCTGCGGCTGGCCGCGCCCGCCGGGCGCATGTCGCTGACGGGCTACCTGGGTGAATCGCTGCTGCTGGGGCTGCTGTTTGCCGGCTGGGGGCTGGGCTGGTACGGAGGGCTCAGCCTCAGCCTGACGGTGCTGGTGACGCTGGGGGTGTGGCTGGCCCTGGACCTGTTCGCCCACCTGTGGCTGCGGCACTTCACGGCCGGTCCCTTCGAGTGGCTGCTGCGCGCCTGGACGAACGGCCGCTGGAGCCCGCTGCGGCGCCGGCCCTGA